From Tautonia plasticadhaerens, the proteins below share one genomic window:
- a CDS encoding sigma-70 family RNA polymerase sigma factor has product MSRSNAITGAALRHLRSLYDSGGVAGLTDAELLDRFAADPDEADFAALVDRHGPMVLATCRGVLRDPHDADDAFQATFLVLARRSGSLRVAGGSVGGWLHGVALRVDARARAERARRSSREGTATVPVEVADVDDRARRVDLLDAVHVEIGRLPSRCRGPVVLCYLEGRTHAQAAAALGRGEATVRRRLAEARELLKARLGRRGLAPAAGLAALLGTHRASAEVRESLATATARAARSLALGRGAVGASASALALAGGVFRAALLARLRATGVAALALGAATWLGIAGAGDLRAGGGPQPEAASRTAASPPTPERPPTANVRPDREPEGPLPSDRSGEGVVRLGGRVVAPDGRPVAGAAVRAILYKPVGGIDEARPDTASRGDGSFTIAVPEGYDIESVPGPAGRALTLLATAEGYGPGWEEIPDRSDAPAEATIRLAVDDVPITGRVVDLEGRPVAGARVRSNTLFRPGDGDALDAWLAAARERGRGPWDGLEGVPFERSWATDADGRFRLDGLGRERLAELILTGPGIAASHLFAMTRDVPAVRAPDPNRVAAPPVVYHGARLDHAAAPAKPIVGVVRDRDTGVPLAGVTIRGRAYEPNNLASAPGVETLSDAEGRYELTGLTRADRYTLFVWPGADRPYPNAILVAEATTPAHQPVPFGIGLARGVVIRGRVTDAATGAPAPAVVSYFASRENPHVDDYPGFRGAISLEPRAETERDGSFALVGLPGRGLLAARSASTRYPRGDGADAIGGLDATNGTFDTVPGTCYSQFYHRIVPVEVASGADAITRDIAFRRGGSVSITAVAPDGEPLDGVRYEIMTDRRFVAPGEVESGSLVIDNLQPGHRRHLILWHPGRGLVGSLLLSGDEHGAMTLGLGPWGVVAGRLVDEDDRLRRGVHLRIIGGEFDPGRGFSTEEFHPDADGRFRIEGLVPGLRYDTYAVHEGRGPLGTAFEDVVVGPGEVKEVGDVVIEPEAP; this is encoded by the coding sequence ATGTCCCGCAGCAACGCCATCACCGGAGCCGCCCTGCGGCATCTCCGTTCCCTTTACGACTCCGGTGGCGTGGCGGGCCTGACCGACGCCGAGCTGCTCGACCGGTTCGCCGCCGACCCCGACGAGGCGGACTTCGCCGCGCTGGTCGACCGCCATGGGCCGATGGTCCTGGCCACCTGCCGCGGCGTCCTCCGCGACCCGCACGACGCCGACGACGCCTTCCAGGCCACCTTCCTCGTCCTCGCCCGGCGCTCCGGCTCCCTGCGGGTCGCCGGCGGCTCGGTCGGCGGCTGGCTGCACGGCGTGGCCCTGCGGGTCGACGCCCGGGCCCGGGCCGAGCGGGCCCGCCGGTCGTCCCGCGAGGGGACGGCCACCGTCCCGGTCGAGGTGGCCGACGTCGACGACAGGGCCCGTCGCGTCGACCTGCTCGACGCCGTGCACGTCGAGATCGGGCGGCTGCCCTCCCGCTGCCGGGGGCCGGTGGTGCTCTGCTACCTGGAGGGCCGCACCCACGCCCAGGCCGCCGCGGCGCTGGGCCGGGGCGAGGCGACGGTGCGGCGGCGGCTGGCCGAGGCCCGCGAGCTGCTCAAGGCCCGGCTGGGACGGCGCGGCCTGGCGCCGGCGGCCGGCCTGGCTGCCCTGCTCGGCACCCACCGGGCTTCGGCCGAGGTCCGGGAGTCGCTGGCGACGGCCACCGCCCGCGCCGCCCGCTCCCTCGCCCTGGGCCGCGGCGCCGTCGGGGCCAGCGCCTCGGCGCTGGCCTTGGCCGGCGGCGTGTTCCGGGCCGCGCTGCTGGCCAGGCTCCGGGCGACCGGGGTCGCCGCCCTCGCGCTCGGGGCGGCGACCTGGCTGGGGATCGCGGGAGCCGGCGATCTGCGAGCCGGGGGCGGCCCGCAGCCGGAGGCGGCCAGCCGCACCGCCGCGTCGCCACCGACTCCCGAGCGTCCTCCGACAGCCAATGTCCGGCCGGACCGGGAGCCCGAGGGGCCTCTCCCGTCCGACCGGAGTGGCGAGGGGGTCGTCCGGCTCGGCGGCCGGGTCGTCGCCCCGGATGGCAGGCCGGTGGCGGGGGCGGCCGTGCGGGCGATCCTGTACAAGCCGGTGGGCGGCATCGACGAGGCCCGGCCCGACACGGCAAGCCGGGGCGACGGGTCGTTCACGATTGCCGTGCCGGAGGGGTACGACATCGAGTCCGTCCCGGGGCCGGCAGGGCGGGCGTTGACCCTCCTGGCGACGGCCGAAGGCTACGGGCCGGGGTGGGAGGAAATCCCCGACCGCTCTGACGCCCCCGCCGAGGCGACGATCCGGCTCGCCGTGGACGACGTGCCGATCACCGGCCGGGTCGTCGACCTGGAAGGTCGACCCGTCGCCGGCGCCCGGGTCCGCTCTAACACCCTGTTCCGACCCGGGGACGGCGACGCGCTCGATGCCTGGCTCGCCGCCGCCCGGGAGCGGGGCCGAGGGCCCTGGGATGGGCTGGAGGGCGTCCCCTTCGAGCGTTCCTGGGCCACCGACGCCGACGGCCGCTTCCGGCTGGACGGCCTCGGCCGCGAGCGGCTGGCGGAGCTGATCCTCACCGGCCCCGGCATCGCCGCCTCGCACCTCTTCGCCATGACCAGGGACGTGCCGGCCGTCCGTGCCCCGGACCCGAACCGAGTCGCCGCGCCTCCGGTCGTCTACCACGGGGCCCGGCTCGATCATGCCGCCGCGCCCGCCAAGCCGATCGTCGGCGTCGTCCGCGACCGGGATACCGGCGTGCCGCTGGCGGGCGTGACGATCCGGGGGAGGGCCTACGAGCCGAACAACCTGGCCTCCGCCCCCGGCGTCGAGACGCTCAGCGACGCCGAGGGCCGCTACGAGCTGACCGGCCTGACGCGGGCCGATCGCTACACCCTGTTCGTCTGGCCGGGCGCTGACCGGCCCTATCCCAACGCCATCCTGGTGGCCGAGGCTACCACCCCGGCCCACCAGCCCGTTCCGTTCGGCATTGGGCTGGCGCGCGGGGTGGTCATCCGGGGCCGCGTGACCGACGCGGCCACCGGCGCGCCGGCCCCCGCCGTGGTCTCCTACTTCGCCTCCCGGGAGAACCCGCACGTCGACGACTATCCCGGCTTCCGCGGGGCCATCAGCCTGGAGCCGAGGGCCGAGACCGAGCGGGACGGCTCCTTCGCGCTGGTCGGCCTGCCGGGGCGGGGCCTGCTGGCGGCCCGATCGGCGTCGACCCGCTACCCGCGCGGCGACGGCGCAGACGCGATCGGGGGGCTCGACGCGACGAACGGCACCTTCGACACCGTCCCCGGGACCTGCTACTCCCAGTTCTACCACCGGATCGTCCCCGTCGAGGTCGCGTCGGGGGCCGACGCCATCACCCGGGACATCGCGTTCCGGCGCGGCGGGTCCGTGTCCATCACGGCGGTCGCCCCCGACGGCGAGCCGCTCGACGGCGTACGGTACGAGATCATGACGGACCGTCGCTTCGTGGCTCCGGGCGAGGTCGAGTCCGGCTCCCTGGTCATCGACAACCTGCAGCCCGGGCATCGCCGCCACCTGATCCTCTGGCACCCGGGGCGAGGGTTGGTCGGCTCACTGTTGCTCAGCGGCGACGAGCACGGCGCGATGACCTTGGGGCTCGGGCCGTGGGGCGTCGTCGCGGGGCGGCTCGTCGACGAGGACGACCGCCTGCGCCGCGGCGTCCACCTCCGGATCATCGGCGGCGAATTCGACCCGGGGCGAGGCTTCTCGACCGAGGAGTTCCATCCCGACGCCGACGGTCGATTTCGCATCGAGGGCCTGGTGCCCGGCCTCCGGTACGATACCTATGCGGTCCACGAGGGGCGCGGGCCGCTCGGGACGGCCTTCGAGGACGTCGTGGTCGGCCCCGGCGAGGTGAAGGAAGTGGGCGACGTGGTGATCGAGCCGGAAGCCCCGTAG